The following are from one region of the Armatimonadota bacterium genome:
- a CDS encoding carbohydrate ABC transporter permease, translated as MRRVSPASAIGSYVLMVVAAAAAMTPFVWMVLVSLHPSHGALPDPAHLLPKHLQFANYSQVLHMDATPFLRFLMNTLIVAVSVVCGQLLICAPAAFAFARLSFRGRDWLFYLFVASMMIPGQVTMIPAFLVVRSFGWLNTYWALIVPAISSAFGIFLLRQFFLTLPRELDEAACLDGCSPWATFWRIAAPLSSPALATLSVFAFIATWTDFFWPLLVTSTTGMRTLEVGLSLFKDAFGSTNWPLQMAAAVLVLLPVLLVFLAAQRFFVRGIALTGLKG; from the coding sequence ATGAGACGCGTGTCGCCTGCGAGCGCAATTGGCAGTTACGTGCTGATGGTCGTGGCGGCAGCAGCAGCCATGACTCCCTTCGTTTGGATGGTACTGGTATCCCTTCATCCTAGTCACGGTGCGCTGCCGGATCCGGCCCACCTGCTGCCAAAGCATTTGCAATTTGCGAATTACTCGCAGGTTTTGCATATGGATGCCACGCCATTCCTGCGGTTCCTGATGAATACGCTGATCGTCGCCGTCAGCGTCGTTTGTGGGCAGTTGCTGATTTGTGCACCGGCAGCCTTTGCCTTTGCGAGATTAAGCTTCCGTGGCCGCGACTGGCTCTTCTACCTCTTTGTGGCCAGCATGATGATCCCGGGTCAGGTCACGATGATTCCTGCTTTCCTCGTCGTGCGGTCATTCGGATGGCTCAATACCTACTGGGCGCTGATCGTGCCGGCAATATCCAGCGCGTTTGGCATATTCCTGCTTCGGCAGTTCTTTCTCACACTGCCGCGCGAACTGGATGAGGCTGCGTGTCTCGACGGCTGTTCGCCATGGGCCACTTTCTGGCGCATCGCAGCGCCCCTCTCCAGTCCGGCGCTCGCGACGCTATCGGTATTCGCATTTATTGCGACATGGACCGATTTCTTCTGGCCACTACTGGTTACCAGCACAACCGGCATGCGAACGCTTGAAGTAGGTCTTTCGCTGTTCAAGGATGCCTTCGGTTCTACCAACTGGCCGCTTCAGATGGCAGCAGCCGTACTGGTGCTGTTACCGGTGCTGCTGGTGTTTCTTGCGGCACAACGCTTCTTTGTGCGCGGCATCGCGCTCACGGGTCTGAAAGGATAA